A DNA window from Streptomyces bacillaris contains the following coding sequences:
- a CDS encoding vWA domain-containing protein — MLLTACSGEGTSEGTAADKRSGARPPQGTTGGGQPAPDVAAPERNRPSEEGADKAVPDPAAPDYLSTFALDVDTASYGYARTTLGNGRLPDAADIRPEEFVNSFKQGYERPKGNGFSVTVDGARIPAGSGISTASGPSDWSLLRVGLATKAAPPSSERPPASLTFVVDISGSMAGPGRLELVRKSLNILTDELRDDDSVSLVTFSDKAETRLPMTRLKGNRNKIRDAVDEMRPARSTNVEAGIMRGYEESVKGHREGVNNRVVLLSDALANTGDTKAENILERIDSARREYGITLFGVGVGSEYGDAFMERLTNKGDGHTTYVGDEEQARKVFVDQLPAHIQLRARDAKAQVAFDRKTVKQFRLIGYENRKVADEDFRDDSVDGGEVGPGHTVTALYAVRLREGASGEVAKATVRWLDPETRKAYEESGTVRTGAIEGTLWGAAPQRLQVAAVAAYFADTLRGGDLPGTPALRDLTSRAKKLAAETDDDSVRKLATAIGQAEALRNGRAPEDEGGDGGEGEIG; from the coding sequence ATGCTGCTCACCGCATGCAGTGGTGAGGGGACGTCGGAGGGCACCGCCGCCGACAAGCGCTCCGGCGCACGCCCCCCGCAGGGGACGACCGGCGGCGGGCAGCCCGCACCGGACGTCGCGGCGCCGGAACGGAACCGGCCGTCCGAGGAGGGCGCCGACAAGGCCGTGCCTGACCCCGCCGCCCCCGACTACCTCTCCACCTTCGCCCTGGACGTGGACACCGCGAGCTACGGCTACGCGCGCACCACCCTCGGCAACGGCAGGCTGCCGGACGCGGCGGACATCCGGCCCGAGGAGTTCGTCAACAGCTTCAAGCAGGGGTACGAGCGCCCGAAGGGCAACGGCTTCTCCGTCACGGTCGACGGAGCCCGGATCCCCGCCGGTTCCGGTATCTCCACCGCCTCCGGCCCCTCCGACTGGTCGCTGCTCCGCGTCGGACTGGCGACCAAGGCGGCCCCGCCGAGCAGCGAACGGCCGCCCGCCTCGCTCACGTTCGTCGTCGACATCTCCGGCTCCATGGCCGGCCCCGGCCGTCTGGAGCTGGTCCGGAAGTCCCTGAACATCCTCACCGACGAACTCCGCGACGACGACTCCGTCTCCCTGGTCACCTTCAGCGACAAGGCCGAGACCCGGCTGCCGATGACCCGCCTCAAGGGCAACCGGAACAAGATCCGGGACGCGGTGGACGAGATGCGGCCCGCCCGCTCCACCAATGTGGAGGCGGGAATCATGCGCGGTTACGAGGAGTCGGTTAAGGGCCACCGCGAGGGCGTCAACAACCGGGTGGTGCTGCTCTCCGACGCCCTCGCCAACACCGGGGACACCAAGGCCGAGAACATCCTGGAGCGGATCGACTCCGCCCGCCGCGAGTACGGCATCACGCTCTTCGGCGTCGGCGTCGGCAGCGAGTACGGCGACGCGTTCATGGAGCGGCTCACCAACAAGGGCGACGGCCACACCACGTACGTCGGTGACGAGGAGCAGGCCCGCAAGGTCTTCGTCGACCAGCTCCCCGCCCACATCCAGCTTCGGGCGCGCGACGCCAAGGCCCAGGTGGCGTTCGACCGGAAGACCGTGAAGCAGTTCCGGCTGATCGGCTACGAGAACCGCAAGGTCGCCGACGAGGACTTCCGCGACGACAGCGTCGACGGCGGCGAGGTCGGCCCCGGCCACACGGTGACCGCGCTCTATGCCGTACGGCTGCGCGAAGGGGCGTCCGGGGAGGTGGCCAAGGCGACCGTCCGCTGGCTCGACCCCGAGACCCGCAAGGCGTACGAGGAGAGCGGCACGGTGCGGACCGGGGCGATCGAGGGCACGCTGTGGGGCGCCGCCCCGCAGCGGCTCCAGGTGGCCGCCGTCGCCGCCTACTTCGCCGACACCCTGCGCGGCGGCGACCTGCCCGGCACCCCCGCACTCCGCGACCTGACTTCCCGTGCCAAGAAGCTGGCGGCCGAGACCGACGACGACTCCGTACGGAAGCTGGCGACGGCGATCGGCCAGGCGGAGGCGCTCCGGAACGGCAGGGCTCCGGAGGACGAGGGAGGCGACGGGGGCGAGGGGGAGATCGGCTGA
- a CDS encoding ABC transporter permease yields MSAPVQPPEARGKAGAPGTEHPEAAGYRAGRTLPLRVEAMRQLRRRRTLLMGGVLAALPFILIIAFAIGGTPDGEDGGGRGGNRINLMDVATESAANFAATSLFVSAGFLLVIPVALFCGDTVASEASWSSLRYLLAAPVPRTRLLWSKLVVALGFSLAAMVLLPVVALAAGTAAYGWGPLKLPTGGALAAGDTVPRLALVVAFIFVSQLVTAGLAFWLSTKTDAPLGAVGGAVFLTIVGNVLDAVTALGSWRDFLPAHWQFAWADALQPELEWGGMIKGASISLTYALILFALAFRGFSRKDIVS; encoded by the coding sequence ATGAGCGCCCCCGTCCAGCCCCCCGAGGCCCGCGGGAAGGCCGGCGCCCCCGGGACCGAGCACCCGGAGGCCGCGGGCTACCGCGCCGGGCGCACGCTCCCCCTCCGCGTCGAGGCCATGCGGCAGTTGCGCCGCCGCCGCACCCTGCTCATGGGCGGGGTCCTCGCGGCCCTCCCGTTCATCCTGATCATCGCCTTCGCCATCGGCGGCACTCCGGACGGCGAGGACGGCGGCGGGCGGGGCGGCAACCGGATCAACCTGATGGACGTGGCGACCGAGTCCGCCGCGAACTTCGCCGCCACCTCCCTCTTCGTCTCGGCCGGCTTCCTGCTGGTGATCCCGGTGGCCCTGTTCTGCGGGGACACCGTGGCCTCCGAGGCGAGCTGGTCCTCGCTGCGCTATCTGCTCGCCGCGCCCGTGCCCCGGACCCGGTTGCTCTGGTCCAAGCTCGTCGTCGCGCTCGGCTTCAGCCTGGCCGCGATGGTGCTGCTGCCGGTGGTCGCCCTGGCGGCGGGCACGGCGGCCTACGGGTGGGGGCCGCTGAAACTGCCGACCGGGGGAGCGCTGGCGGCCGGGGACACCGTGCCCCGCCTCGCGCTCGTCGTCGCGTTCATCTTCGTCTCCCAGCTGGTCACGGCGGGGCTGGCGTTCTGGCTCTCGACGAAGACGGACGCCCCGCTCGGCGCGGTCGGCGGCGCGGTCTTCCTCACCATCGTCGGCAATGTGCTCGACGCGGTCACGGCGCTCGGCTCCTGGCGCGACTTCCTCCCCGCGCACTGGCAGTTCGCGTGGGCCGACGCGCTCCAGCCCGAACTGGAGTGGGGCGGCATGATCAAGGGAGCGTCGATCTCCCTGACGTACGCCCTGATCCTGTTCGCCCTCGCCTTCCGCGGGTTCAGTCGTAAGGACATCGTGTCCTGA
- a CDS encoding alpha/beta fold hydrolase — METPTARWRRLLPRTRGRWAAAGAALAVLVGGGTWTAVADDGSPAVQREDRTLRPGGVEIDTSYFYGEGSGKRPAVLIGHGFGGSKNDVRDQAEKLAADGYAVLTWSARGFGKSGGAISLNDPEAEVKDVSGLIDWLAKRPEVQLDAEGDPRVGLTGASYGGAVSLLAAGHDERVDAIAPVITYWNLADALFPDGVFKKLWAGIFVTSGGGCEKFEKRLCEMYERVAVSGKPDPAAIELLTERSPSAVADRIEVPSLILQGQSDSLFPLGQADAMQKAISANGAPVSVDWISGGHDGGDNETPRVEGRVGAWFDRYLKEETGTDTGPAFRVTRTGGIDSTDGAALRRGASSDTYPGLRSGGREIALGEGTKTFRNPAGSAPPAISAVPGLGGGISQLSSLGVGLSLDFPGQFGRFDSAPLDTSVRVTGTPTVRVTVKATEGRDAVLFGKVYDVSPDGRQQRLPAQLVAPYRITPDQQGKPIELALPAVDHEFDAGHRMRLVLSATDLGYASPAEPATYAVTLDGPLTVPTAPAVRTAAAALPWWTWGLPAAALVIAAALLLTARRRTATPAPDPGLTDVPLQITGLSKKYAKSVDRYAVRELSFRVEKGQVLGLLGPNGAGKTTTLRMLMGLITPDEGEIRVFGQAIRPGAPVLSRVGAFVEGAGFLPHLSGRANLDLYWQATGRPAEDAHIDEALEIAGLGDALARAVRTYSQGMRQRLAIAQAMLGMPDLLILDEPTNGLDPPQIREMRDVMIRYAAGGRTVIVSSHLLSEVEQSCTHLVVMDRGRLVQAGPVAEITGSGDMILVTTAEEVSEPLAEKVAALPGVGSAVRTDDGRGLLVRLDGATTSRLVADLVRLDVPVTGVGPHRRLEDAFLTLISGGAA; from the coding sequence ATGGAGACCCCTACTGCTCGATGGCGGCGCCTGCTGCCCCGTACGCGTGGCCGGTGGGCCGCGGCCGGTGCCGCGCTCGCCGTGCTCGTGGGCGGTGGCACCTGGACCGCCGTCGCCGATGACGGCTCGCCCGCCGTGCAGCGCGAGGACCGGACGCTGCGGCCGGGCGGGGTGGAGATCGACACCTCGTACTTCTACGGGGAAGGTTCCGGCAAGCGGCCCGCCGTGCTCATCGGGCACGGCTTCGGCGGCAGCAAGAACGACGTACGGGACCAGGCCGAGAAGCTGGCCGCCGACGGGTACGCGGTGCTGACCTGGTCGGCGCGCGGGTTCGGGAAGTCGGGCGGGGCGATCTCGCTCAACGACCCGGAGGCCGAGGTCAAGGACGTCTCCGGGCTCATCGACTGGCTGGCCAAGCGGCCCGAGGTCCAGCTCGACGCGGAGGGCGACCCCCGCGTCGGCCTCACCGGGGCCTCCTACGGCGGGGCGGTCTCCCTGCTCGCCGCCGGGCACGACGAGCGGGTCGACGCCATCGCCCCCGTGATCACGTACTGGAACCTGGCCGACGCCCTCTTCCCCGACGGGGTCTTCAAGAAGCTCTGGGCCGGGATCTTCGTCACCTCCGGCGGCGGCTGCGAGAAGTTCGAGAAGCGGCTCTGCGAGATGTACGAGCGCGTCGCGGTCAGCGGCAAGCCCGACCCGGCCGCGATCGAGCTGCTCACCGAGCGCTCGCCGTCCGCCGTCGCCGACCGCATCGAGGTCCCCTCGCTCATCCTCCAGGGCCAGTCCGACTCCCTCTTCCCGCTCGGCCAGGCCGACGCCATGCAGAAGGCGATCAGCGCCAACGGCGCCCCCGTCTCCGTCGACTGGATCTCCGGCGGCCATGACGGCGGCGACAACGAGACGCCCCGGGTCGAGGGGCGCGTCGGCGCCTGGTTCGACCGGTATCTGAAGGAGGAGACCGGCACCGACACCGGACCCGCCTTCCGCGTCACCCGTACCGGAGGTATCGACTCCACCGACGGCGCCGCCCTCCGGCGCGGCGCGAGCAGCGACACCTACCCGGGGCTGCGCAGCGGTGGCCGGGAGATCGCGCTCGGGGAGGGGACGAAGACCTTCCGCAACCCCGCCGGCTCCGCCCCGCCTGCCATCTCCGCCGTCCCCGGCCTCGGCGGCGGGATCTCGCAGCTCTCCTCGCTGGGTGTCGGGCTCTCGCTCGACTTCCCCGGCCAGTTCGGCCGCTTCGACTCGGCCCCGCTGGACACCTCCGTACGCGTCACCGGCACGCCCACGGTCCGGGTGACCGTCAAGGCGACCGAGGGCCGGGACGCGGTGCTCTTCGGCAAGGTGTACGACGTGTCGCCGGACGGCCGCCAGCAGCGGCTGCCCGCCCAGCTCGTCGCCCCCTACCGGATCACCCCCGACCAGCAGGGCAAGCCGATCGAGCTGGCGCTGCCCGCCGTGGACCACGAGTTCGACGCCGGGCACCGGATGCGGCTCGTCCTCTCCGCGACCGACCTCGGCTACGCCTCCCCGGCCGAGCCCGCCACGTACGCCGTCACCCTCGACGGCCCCCTGACCGTCCCCACCGCACCGGCCGTCAGGACCGCCGCGGCCGCCCTCCCCTGGTGGACCTGGGGCCTCCCGGCCGCCGCCCTCGTCATCGCGGCCGCGCTCCTGCTCACCGCCCGGCGGCGGACCGCGACGCCCGCCCCGGACCCCGGACTCACCGACGTACCGCTCCAGATCACCGGGCTCTCGAAGAAGTACGCGAAGTCCGTCGACCGGTACGCCGTGCGCGAGCTGTCCTTCCGCGTCGAGAAGGGCCAGGTCCTCGGACTCCTCGGGCCCAACGGAGCGGGCAAGACGACCACCCTGCGCATGCTCATGGGGCTCATCACCCCCGACGAGGGCGAGATCCGCGTCTTCGGGCAGGCGATCCGCCCCGGCGCCCCGGTCCTCTCCCGGGTGGGCGCCTTCGTCGAGGGCGCGGGCTTCCTGCCGCACCTCTCCGGGCGCGCCAACCTGGACCTGTACTGGCAGGCCACCGGCCGCCCCGCCGAGGACGCCCACATCGACGAGGCCCTGGAGATCGCGGGCCTCGGCGACGCGCTGGCCCGAGCCGTACGGACGTACTCCCAGGGCATGCGGCAGCGGCTCGCCATCGCGCAGGCCATGCTCGGCATGCCGGACCTGCTCATCCTCGACGAGCCGACCAACGGGCTGGACCCGCCGCAGATCCGCGAGATGCGTGACGTGATGATCCGTTACGCGGCCGGGGGCCGGACCGTCATCGTCTCCAGCCACCTCCTCTCGGAGGTCGAGCAGTCCTGCACCCACCTGGTCGTCATGGACCGGGGCCGGCTCGTGCAGGCCGGTCCGGTCGCGGAGATCACCGGCTCCGGCGACATGATCCTGGTGACCACGGCGGAGGAGGTGTCCGAGCCGCTCGCGGAGAAGGTCGCCGCGCTGCCCGGCGTCGGCTCCGCCGTCCGCACCGACGACGGGCGCGGCCTCCTCGTCCGCCTGGACGGGGCCACCACCTCGCGCCTCGTCGCCGACCTCGTCCGGCTCGACGTCCCGGTCACCGGCGTCGGCCCGCACCGCCGCCTGGAGGACGCCTTCCTCACCCTGATCTCCGGAGGAGCAGCATGA